One genomic region from Haloprofundus salinisoli encodes:
- a CDS encoding acyl-CoA dehydrogenase family protein, translated as MDFELSAEHRMIRDSVREFCEEEIAPIAQEVENEHRFPAEVFEELGELDMMGVPISEEYGGLGGDQLMYALVTEELGRVSGGIGLSYAAHVSLGSKPIELFGTEEQKERWLTPLASGEAMAAWALTEPGSGSDASDMDTMAEKDGDEYVLNGTKQFITNASVAGSVLVKAVTDPGEGYDGISTFIVDPEDDGFEVTTVWDKMGLNCSPTCEISLDDVRIPEDRLLGEEGEGWKQTMKTLDGGRISIAALSTGLAQGAYEAAKQYSGEREQFGQPISKFDAIRDKVVDMYRKTERARLLTHKAAVRYDAGESVTTESALAKLDASEAAREVAEDAVQVLGGYGYTEDFAPQRFYRDAKLMEIGEGTSEIQHLVLGRQLGL; from the coding sequence ATGGACTTCGAACTCTCTGCGGAACACCGGATGATTCGCGACAGCGTCCGGGAGTTCTGCGAGGAGGAGATCGCCCCCATCGCACAGGAGGTCGAGAACGAACACCGCTTCCCCGCGGAGGTGTTCGAGGAACTCGGCGAACTCGACATGATGGGCGTCCCCATCTCCGAGGAGTACGGCGGTCTCGGCGGCGACCAGTTGATGTACGCGCTCGTCACCGAGGAGCTCGGCCGCGTCTCCGGCGGCATCGGGCTCTCCTACGCGGCGCACGTCTCGCTCGGGTCGAAACCCATCGAGCTGTTCGGCACCGAAGAACAGAAAGAGCGCTGGCTGACCCCGCTGGCGTCGGGCGAGGCGATGGCCGCGTGGGCGCTCACCGAACCCGGCAGCGGCAGCGACGCCAGCGACATGGACACGATGGCCGAGAAAGACGGCGACGAGTACGTACTCAACGGTACGAAGCAGTTCATCACGAACGCCTCCGTCGCCGGCAGCGTGCTCGTGAAAGCCGTCACCGACCCCGGCGAGGGGTACGACGGCATCTCGACGTTCATCGTCGACCCCGAGGACGACGGCTTCGAGGTGACGACCGTCTGGGACAAGATGGGGTTGAACTGCTCGCCGACCTGCGAGATCTCGCTCGACGACGTCCGCATCCCGGAGGACCGCCTGCTCGGCGAGGAGGGCGAAGGCTGGAAGCAAACCATGAAGACGCTCGACGGCGGGCGCATCTCCATCGCCGCGCTCTCGACGGGTCTCGCGCAGGGCGCGTACGAGGCGGCCAAGCAGTACTCGGGCGAGCGCGAGCAGTTCGGTCAACCCATCTCGAAGTTCGACGCCATCCGCGACAAAGTCGTCGACATGTACCGGAAAACAGAGCGCGCGCGACTCCTCACGCACAAGGCCGCGGTCCGTTACGACGCCGGCGAGTCGGTGACGACGGAGTCGGCGCTGGCGAAACTCGACGCCAGCGAGGCGGCCCGCGAAGTCGCCGAAGACGCCGTCCAGGTGCTCGGCGGCTACGGCTACACCGAGGACTTCGCCCCGCAGCGCTTCTACCGCGATGCGAAGCTGATGGAGATCGGTGAGGGGACGAGCGAGATCCAGCATCTCGTGCTCGGTCGGCAACTGGGCCTCTGA
- a CDS encoding PAS domain S-box protein: MTVPTVPAVLDAFALFGAILAALAAVALARRSRYSRSIRSRLVDVVPDARAHLFERLSDGTVILDPSRRVAAMNPAACDTFGFDDAPVGSPANDALPHASAVLSLLDGDEDHVEIVVDDGPDRRILDVTATADGPRGSAIIVFRDITERHHIERQFRALIENSHDIVVVLDAAVNFEYVSPSMETVMGYDPAEHVDEHPFDYIHPDDREEAMTVLQRAMVSGIPERAEYRYRHADGSWRMFEAVGVSLLDDPAVEGIIISARDVTERHQYEQRLRVLNRVLRHDLRNDMNVVLGYADLLHEDPSAPEVREYAQKIQDRAASLADLADRTRLVDRTLNRASEEFGAVDVAKLVDEELVTARRTYPEATFTTSVSGEHWARGDDRIRVAVGNLLENAVEHNDRASPTVDVTVETAADDVGPFVEVSVADDGPGVPREERSVLESGVETPLEHGSGIGLWLVNWILAEADGELRFADNAPRGSVVTLRLRGATPETDGSDERDASAESDNTTEGVHDADAVSEPEI, translated from the coding sequence ATGACCGTTCCCACTGTTCCCGCCGTTCTCGACGCGTTCGCCCTCTTCGGAGCGATACTCGCCGCCCTCGCCGCCGTCGCGCTGGCCCGTCGGAGCCGGTACTCGCGGTCGATTCGGTCCCGTCTCGTCGACGTCGTGCCCGATGCGCGAGCGCATCTGTTCGAGCGACTCAGTGACGGCACCGTCATCCTCGACCCGAGTCGTCGCGTCGCCGCGATGAACCCCGCCGCCTGCGACACGTTCGGATTCGACGACGCACCCGTCGGTTCGCCGGCGAACGATGCCTTGCCGCACGCGTCGGCCGTTCTCTCGCTGCTCGACGGCGACGAGGACCACGTCGAGATCGTCGTCGACGACGGACCCGACCGTCGCATCCTCGACGTAACGGCGACGGCCGACGGTCCGAGAGGAAGCGCGATTATCGTCTTCCGTGACATCACCGAACGCCACCACATCGAGCGACAGTTCCGCGCGCTCATCGAGAACTCCCACGACATCGTCGTCGTGCTCGACGCGGCGGTGAACTTCGAGTACGTCAGCCCCTCGATGGAGACGGTGATGGGGTACGACCCCGCCGAACACGTCGACGAACACCCGTTCGACTACATCCACCCCGACGACCGCGAGGAGGCGATGACGGTGCTGCAGCGCGCGATGGTCTCGGGAATCCCCGAACGCGCCGAGTACCGGTACCGTCACGCCGACGGGTCGTGGCGGATGTTCGAGGCTGTCGGCGTCAGTCTGCTCGACGACCCGGCGGTGGAGGGCATCATCATCAGCGCACGCGACGTGACCGAGCGTCACCAGTACGAACAGCGCCTCCGCGTGCTGAACCGCGTGCTCCGACACGACCTCCGCAACGACATGAACGTCGTCCTCGGATACGCGGACCTCCTACACGAGGACCCGAGCGCGCCGGAGGTACGCGAGTACGCACAGAAGATTCAGGACCGCGCCGCGTCGCTCGCCGACCTCGCGGACCGGACGCGGCTCGTCGACCGGACGCTCAACCGCGCCTCCGAGGAGTTCGGCGCGGTCGACGTGGCGAAACTGGTCGACGAGGAACTCGTCACCGCGCGCCGAACGTACCCCGAGGCGACGTTCACCACGAGCGTCTCCGGCGAGCACTGGGCTCGCGGCGACGACCGGATTCGCGTCGCCGTCGGGAACCTCCTCGAGAACGCGGTCGAACACAACGACCGGGCGTCACCGACCGTCGACGTCACCGTCGAGACCGCCGCCGACGACGTCGGGCCGTTCGTCGAGGTGTCCGTCGCCGACGACGGGCCGGGCGTTCCCCGGGAGGAACGCAGCGTTCTCGAGTCGGGCGTCGAGACGCCGCTCGAACACGGCAGCGGCATCGGTCTCTGGCTCGTGAACTGGATTCTCGCCGAGGCCGACGGCGAGCTCCGGTTCGCCGACAACGCTCCCAGGGGGAGCGTCGTCACGCTTCGTCTCCGCGGAGCGACGCCGGAGACTGACGGGAGTGACGAACGCGATGCGAGCGCCGAAAGCGACAACACTACCGAAGGCGTCCACGACGCCGACGCGGTGTCCGAGCCGGAAATCTAA
- a CDS encoding GNAT family N-acetyltransferase, with product MPGPVFLRGERVELRTVEKEDVDFLQRLVDDPQVWSTLGSYRPKNRVQEREWVESIGNDGDDHFLVCDEGDPVGLIGVHPNETWGKAELGYMISPEAWGNGYCTDAVRTVSRYAFEERRMHKVVAEAYEHNVGSQRVLEKAGFTLEGTHREEAYVGGEYRDLLHYGLLGDEVENGAATD from the coding sequence ATGCCCGGACCGGTGTTTCTCCGCGGCGAGCGCGTCGAACTCCGAACCGTCGAGAAGGAGGACGTCGACTTCCTCCAGCGACTCGTCGACGACCCGCAGGTGTGGTCGACGCTGGGCTCGTACCGACCGAAAAATCGCGTGCAGGAGCGAGAGTGGGTCGAATCCATCGGCAACGACGGCGACGACCACTTTCTCGTCTGCGACGAGGGAGACCCCGTCGGACTCATCGGCGTCCATCCGAACGAGACGTGGGGGAAAGCCGAACTCGGCTACATGATTTCGCCGGAGGCGTGGGGCAACGGCTACTGCACCGACGCCGTCCGAACCGTCTCGCGCTACGCGTTCGAGGAGCGCCGGATGCACAAAGTCGTCGCCGAGGCGTACGAGCACAACGTCGGCTCGCAGCGCGTGTTGGAGAAAGCGGGATTCACGCTGGAAGGGACCCACCGCGAAGAAGCGTACGTCGGCGGCGAGTACCGCGACCTGCTGCACTACGGGTTGCTCGGGGACGAGGTCGAGAACGGAGCCGCCACCGATTAG
- a CDS encoding sugar phosphate isomerase/epimerase family protein, which translates to MDARTGYVTQMNMDLDAAIEAAAEYEFDYVEVMMDGDTERRRLDERDDDVRRALDDRELDLMVHLPFGGIDLGSPFEHVRAGSVAEQKAAIDAAASLGAEKGVLHPTTDAWSPAWDTSSLRNNALESVRELVAYANEREFEICAENIPRSIFRTHEFSQLLAETEASMTLDTGHARMDGRDSGGIASVVEEHGNRISHVHLNDTRQAADEHLPLGAGDLDFERILGAFPDDWTGTLSLEVFTFGFDYIETSKRHLDVLLDER; encoded by the coding sequence ATGGACGCTCGGACCGGGTACGTCACCCAGATGAACATGGACCTCGACGCGGCTATCGAGGCGGCCGCCGAGTACGAGTTCGACTACGTGGAGGTGATGATGGACGGCGACACCGAGCGCCGTCGGCTCGACGAACGGGACGACGACGTTCGACGGGCGCTCGACGACCGAGAACTGGACCTGATGGTTCACCTCCCGTTCGGCGGTATCGACCTCGGGTCGCCGTTCGAGCACGTCAGAGCCGGGTCGGTCGCCGAGCAGAAAGCCGCTATCGACGCCGCCGCCTCCCTCGGCGCGGAGAAGGGCGTCCTCCACCCGACGACCGACGCGTGGTCGCCGGCGTGGGACACCTCGTCGCTGCGGAACAACGCCCTGGAGTCGGTTCGTGAACTCGTCGCGTACGCGAACGAACGCGAGTTCGAGATTTGCGCCGAGAACATCCCCCGGAGTATCTTCCGGACGCACGAGTTCTCCCAGTTGCTCGCCGAGACCGAGGCGTCGATGACGCTCGACACCGGCCACGCGCGGATGGACGGCCGCGACTCCGGCGGTATCGCCTCGGTCGTCGAAGAGCACGGCAACCGCATCAGCCACGTCCACCTCAACGACACCCGGCAGGCAGCAGACGAACATCTCCCGTTGGGGGCGGGTGACCTCGACTTCGAGCGCATCCTCGGCGCGTTCCCCGACGACTGGACGGGGACGCTCTCGCTCGAAGTGTTCACGTTCGGCTTCGACTACATCGAGACGAGCAAGAGACACCTCGACGTTCTCCTCGACGAGCGCTGA
- a CDS encoding carbohydrate kinase family protein, protein MTRILVAGETLIDFIPDASGRLASVESFSRRAGGAPANVAVALSHLDASVSFWTRLGTDPFGDYLAEFLADHGLSGEYVERDPSGKTTLAFVSLGEDADREFSFYRDAAADARLEPGTIGDDALAEFGWLHADVLSLDTDPSRTAVLDLLERAAETDVTVSFDPNARPERWSEFSYRESVREGFALADVVKATPEDLREAGLTGDAAELAREICTFGPHTAVITLGDAGAYAYATPDAPWAGGEEVEATHGGYRVDPVDTTGAGDAFTAGVVAALSAGESLADALAFANAVAAVTTTEPGAMTALPSRESVTEFREEHTAL, encoded by the coding sequence ATGACACGGATCCTCGTCGCCGGCGAGACGCTCATCGACTTCATCCCCGACGCGTCGGGACGTCTCGCGTCGGTCGAGTCGTTCTCCCGCCGCGCGGGGGGTGCCCCGGCGAACGTCGCCGTCGCGCTGTCGCATCTCGACGCTTCCGTCTCCTTTTGGACCCGTCTCGGCACCGACCCGTTCGGCGACTACCTCGCCGAGTTTCTGGCCGACCACGGTCTCTCGGGCGAGTACGTCGAGCGCGACCCGAGCGGGAAGACGACGCTCGCGTTCGTCAGCCTCGGCGAGGACGCCGACCGGGAGTTCAGTTTCTACCGCGACGCCGCCGCCGACGCCCGACTCGAACCCGGGACTATCGGCGACGACGCCCTCGCCGAGTTCGGGTGGCTCCACGCCGACGTGCTGTCACTCGACACCGACCCCTCGCGGACGGCCGTCCTCGACCTGCTCGAACGGGCCGCCGAGACGGACGTCACCGTCTCGTTCGACCCGAACGCCCGACCCGAGCGCTGGAGCGAGTTCTCCTACCGCGAGTCGGTTCGGGAGGGGTTCGCGCTCGCCGACGTGGTGAAGGCGACGCCCGAGGACCTCCGGGAGGCCGGACTCACCGGCGACGCGGCTGAGTTGGCTCGCGAAATCTGCACGTTCGGGCCGCATACGGCGGTCATCACGCTCGGCGACGCCGGCGCGTACGCCTACGCGACGCCGGACGCGCCGTGGGCGGGCGGCGAGGAGGTCGAAGCGACGCACGGGGGCTACCGCGTCGACCCGGTCGATACGACCGGGGCGGGCGACGCGTTCACCGCGGGCGTCGTCGCTGCGCTGTCGGCGGGCGAGTCGCTCGCCGACGCGCTCGCGTTCGCCAACGCCGTCGCCGCGGTGACGACGACCGAACCCGGCGCGATGACGGCGCTCCCGAGCCGGGAATCGGTCACCGAGTTCAGAGAGGAGCACACCGCGCTCTGA